Genomic window (Rossellomorea aquimaris):
AAATTGAAAGACTAAAGGCACAATTTGGAGACAAGGCGTTTATTCCAAATGACAAGGACGAATAACACTTATTAACGTAATACGCTTATTGGTATATATTTACAATTATACTCATACTCCCTATAATAAGAGATTGATAAGGGAGGGGTTAAAAATAGTTTCTAAAGAAAATATCAGAACTATAAATGTATCTAAAATAGCAAGCCGAAGAAATATGACTAAAGAAGAAGTTCAGAATCATATTGATGGTTTAGTTTCACAAGGTTTCATTAAACGCATAGGTAAAGATAAGTATGATGTTTCTCCTTTTATAGACATATTAGGAAAATTCTCTGCGGATTTTCAAAATGGTAATGACATAGACATTCAAGAGATTGTTAATAATGCTATTGGTAAGTAAATAGGATAGTAGCTTGTAGGTGTCCTGGCATTATCAACATTACTTTTTAATTTAAGACTTCAACTTGAAGCAGCTAATGGACGGGGATATCCTCGTCTTTTTCTAATTAATATAATTGTAGGAAAAGGTGTAGTAATTAGGCAAAAGAAAAAGAATCCTCTAATACTTATTTATGTTTTTGTGTGTGAAAAGTAATAATTTTCTCGAATCTATATAACGTAGAACATAACGAGGATACATGTTATATCACTCTATAAATAAATTACGTACCTCCGTCTAAACCGTAATTTAACACTTGCAGGACGTTTGTGGACGTTGGAGGAATGGTTAAATATGACGATACATAAAATCCGCAGAACGAACCCTAGACGTAACGAATTCAGAATACACCTTTTGTTACATATAAAGCCAAACCCCTTGACGTGTCTGCGATTGTGGGCTATTCGTTATGCTTCTTTTCTTTACCCGTGGGACAAAATACGCCCCTATACCAATAACATAAGTCATATAAAAATATACAAAAATAGACGGCGGGGAATCGTATCCCCTACCGCCTTATAGTATGAAATCGGCTAGACTATCTTCTATTTCTTCTTCCGTTATCCCTATATAAATCTTTGTTATCTTCGGCGTGGAATGGTTTAGAATGTCCTGCAACGTGGACAAATCCTTAGTTTGTTTATAGTACCAATAGCCGAAAGTTTTCCTCATAGTATGCGTTCCTATGCCGTCGGGTATGTCTACCATTTCCCCTGCCTTGTTAAGACTTCTATACGCTTGCGTGGACGATATAGCCTTATCTCCTTTACGAGAAGGGAACAACCATTCAGAATCCAATTCCTTTATATATGCTTGTAGTTCCTCATATACTGCGTGTAAATAGATTGTACGCTTCTTCTTAGTCTTACCCTCTCTTATAACTAAACGCTTCTTATAGCGTACGTCCTTAACTTTCAGCTTCAACAAATCCCCAACACGAAGCCCCGTGTTAATCCCGAGAATGAATAGTATGTAGTCACGTTCACCGCACCACTTCTTCAATGACCACTTCATATCTTCTATTAGTTCCTTACTTCTAATTGGTTGTACGTCCTTAACTTGATTCATTTGTAGACACCTTCCTTAATCCCTTATGTATTGCGTTTATGAATGTACGTTTTTGTTATTGTAAATAAAGAATAACACTAAACCATAATGAAATCAATAACGGCGGGGGAATGAATGTATGTTTTTATAGTATATTCTTACATTGAACAAACATATATAGAGTTGAAAAATAGGATTCAAAAATTAGACGAAGGGGTCATATGGGGTGGGCGGGTAGCCTTCCGTCTCTTCCTACCGTTCGAACCAAATATGCACCATTTTTTCACCTTCGAATGTCCCTTATCGTTTTCCTTCATTTGTCTAAAGGTACTTCTCGTAGATAAGGGGGGTATCCCGTTTTCACCTTCCAAAAATATTGAAAATCGCCACATAAAATTTTCTGCCAAAAAATAACCTTCGAATGTTACTTCAACGTGTCACAAATCACCTTCATTTTCCACAACTATAAGAAATCACAAAACAACTTAAATCGTTCCAATAAGGAGTATAAGACACAAAATAAATAAAAATATACTTCTTACACTTGTAAAAGTCTTTATTACTTGGGGGTCATATATAGGAACATTTTTAAAAGAATAGAAAGTGCCGGCCGCAGACGGTACAAAATCAAAAGGGAGATTTAATTAATGCAGACATTAACGGAGGTTAACAAAGACCAAATACACATCAGAGAAAAGGCAGACCGTTTACACCGAAAATACGGAGAGAAAACACGTTACTTCATTATAAGGCTGGAAGAAGCGTGGGACGTTTACGCAGAACTTCACGACGCAGGAGAAGGAGAGGACGCGTTCAGAGTTATTTACGACGACGTTACTACCCGTTTCCTTGTCTATAAGAAGGTTAACGAATTCACAAGAAAATGGAGTAAAAAAGGAATGACGCGTGAGGACTTCACTAGTATTTTTTGGACAACGGCATGGCAAGTAACTGCAGAACACACATTTAGAGATGATTACTATTTGTATGAGAAGCTACCCAAGGCGTTAGAATCGGCAGGAATTGACTTCGTAAGGGCTAACACTCAAACGGATAAACGAAAGGCTAACGCGGGGGCTACGTCTTACAAAGAGTTTCATAATGAAGAATCGTATAGATTCGAAGGCGACGTAGAAATAAAGATACTCATAGAACAATATTGTACCG
Coding sequences:
- a CDS encoding site-specific integrase, with amino-acid sequence MNQVKDVQPIRSKELIEDMKWSLKKWCGERDYILFILGINTGLRVGDLLKLKVKDVRYKKRLVIREGKTKKKRTIYLHAVYEELQAYIKELDSEWLFPSRKGDKAISSTQAYRSLNKAGEMVDIPDGIGTHTMRKTFGYWYYKQTKDLSTLQDILNHSTPKITKIYIGITEEEIEDSLADFIL
- a CDS encoding sigma-70 family RNA polymerase sigma factor produces the protein MQTLTEVNKDQIHIREKADRLHRKYGEKTRYFIIRLEEAWDVYAELHDAGEGEDAFRVIYDDVTTRFLVYKKVNEFTRKWSKKGMTREDFTSIFWTTAWQVTAEHTFRDDYYLYEKLPKALESAGIDFVRANTQTDKRKANAGATSYKEFHNEESYRFEGDVEIKILIEQYCTELEQAILFTYLECPAISYTDMGRIHGIDHSTKVKRILDKALTKMKKALMEE